In Candidatus Woesearchaeota archaeon, the following are encoded in one genomic region:
- a CDS encoding ATP-binding protein translates to MEKTVGDFFMLFRPLGMKERELVSHVKDYVDAAQLRDLISLLKQKKISASLMYLPISKDLFAQTEQCVIFKAETQDSEVHEYILEANQAIQKKFFKKQYASFAEHAPEILPKLIAPHIIGHDVIKHAVSIQLFASEPIHILLLGDPAIGKTDIIRSIADFHPISTYGLGSGMSGVGLAVTTIGDVIEPGLLPQADQGICCIDELNLLKEESRGALYNAMEKGFITYDKKGKHLKLDARVRVLATANPIGDKFIGKTVAELKKQIPFDDALLTRFHLVFLVRKPDTYQFMKITDAILKQKHDTGLTKTDLEFIKSYVFHAEQLKVTLPEVYHQDIVSFVGELKKKESKCLFEISPRLVVGLIRLVQARARMCLREKVKQEDIDAVKVIVERALKIT, encoded by the coding sequence ATGGAAAAAACTGTTGGGGACTTTTTCATGCTCTTTCGTCCATTGGGCATGAAAGAACGCGAACTTGTCAGCCATGTCAAAGACTATGTCGATGCCGCTCAGCTTCGTGATCTAATCTCGCTTCTCAAACAAAAAAAGATTTCTGCATCTCTCATGTACCTGCCTATTTCCAAAGATCTCTTCGCGCAGACAGAACAATGTGTTATCTTTAAAGCAGAAACACAAGACTCTGAGGTTCATGAATATATCCTTGAGGCAAATCAGGCAATACAAAAAAAATTCTTCAAAAAACAATACGCCTCTTTCGCGGAACATGCTCCAGAAATCTTGCCGAAACTTATCGCGCCGCACATTATCGGGCATGATGTCATTAAACATGCTGTATCCATTCAGCTTTTCGCTTCAGAACCAATCCACATTCTTCTCCTCGGTGATCCAGCTATTGGAAAAACTGACATTATCAGAAGCATCGCTGATTTTCATCCAATCTCAACCTACGGACTAGGTTCTGGTATGAGTGGTGTTGGTCTCGCGGTCACTACTATTGGCGATGTTATTGAACCAGGATTATTGCCGCAGGCAGATCAGGGCATCTGCTGCATTGATGAACTGAATTTACTTAAAGAGGAGAGCCGTGGCGCGTTGTACAACGCAATGGAAAAAGGATTTATTACGTATGACAAAAAAGGAAAACACCTCAAGCTTGACGCGCGTGTTCGCGTGCTTGCGACAGCAAATCCCATTGGTGATAAATTCATAGGAAAAACTGTCGCAGAACTCAAAAAACAAATTCCTTTTGATGACGCGTTGCTCACTCGATTTCATCTTGTATTTCTTGTTCGTAAACCAGACACGTATCAATTTATGAAAATAACCGACGCGATTTTGAAGCAGAAACACGATACTGGACTGACAAAAACAGATCTTGAATTCATCAAAAGTTATGTTTTCCACGCAGAACAACTGAAGGTAACATTGCCTGAGGTTTATCATCAAGACATTGTTTCTTTTGTTGGAGAGCTCAAGAAAAAGGAAAGTAAATGCCTTTTTGAGATTTCTCCTCGGCTTGTTGTTGGACTCATTCGTCTTGTGCAGGCTCGCGCACGAATGTGCTTGCGAGAAAAAGTAAAACAGGAAGATATTGACGCAGTAAAGGTAATTGTTGAACGCGCGTTGAAGATTACCTGA
- a CDS encoding protein translocase subunit SecF, producing MLDQIKHFYETKYMFFLIFTSFILFTALAQIGWQYYTTGDFLHKGVSLKGGATVTVPDYYDALGLHAVLAASYEGYDISVRELRGSSGAQSGVIVDIDILDQETLGVFVSQVSSETGIPENMMSIETFGSRLSGDFFSQLLLGLLVAFLFMGCVVFLYFKDLIPSIAVMLAAGSDIIITLAIINVLGIKLSTAGIAAFLMLIGYSVDTDILLTIRVLKQKEDGNLNERIYGSFKTGGLMTFTAIVAVGTVLLFTNSDVLFQIMLILFIGLFVDIMTTWVQNVSILRWHLRDKEHTKEGGH from the coding sequence ATGTTAGACCAAATAAAACATTTTTACGAAACAAAATACATGTTCTTCTTGATTTTTACTTCTTTTATTCTCTTTACCGCGCTCGCGCAAATTGGATGGCAATATTATACTACTGGTGATTTCCTCCACAAAGGAGTCAGCTTGAAAGGCGGCGCGACTGTTACTGTCCCAGATTATTATGACGCGCTTGGTTTACACGCTGTGCTTGCTGCTTCGTATGAAGGGTATGATATTTCTGTTCGTGAACTTCGCGGTTCATCTGGCGCGCAATCCGGCGTTATTGTGGACATTGATATTCTTGATCAAGAAACCCTTGGGGTATTCGTTTCTCAGGTTTCTTCTGAGACTGGTATTCCAGAAAACATGATGAGCATTGAAACGTTTGGATCCCGCCTGAGCGGTGATTTCTTCTCTCAACTGCTTCTTGGTCTTCTTGTCGCGTTCCTCTTTATGGGCTGTGTTGTCTTTTTGTATTTCAAGGACTTGATTCCAAGCATCGCTGTTATGCTTGCGGCAGGATCTGACATTATTATTACGCTTGCAATTATCAATGTGTTAGGGATTAAACTTTCCACAGCAGGGATTGCCGCGTTTCTTATGTTGATTGGCTATTCTGTTGATACAGATATTCTTCTCACTATTCGTGTTCTGAAACAAAAAGAAGATGGGAACCTTAATGAACGTATTTATGGATCATTCAAAACAGGCGGTCTCATGACCTTTACCGCAATTGTCGCGGTCGGAACTGTTTTACTTTTTACAAACTCTGATGTCTTGTTTCAAATCATGCTTATCCTTTTCATTGGTTTATTTGTGGACATCATGACGACATGGGTACAGAATGTCAGCATTCTTCGCTGGCATCTTCGTGATAAGGAACATACTAAAGAAGGTGGCCACTAA
- a CDS encoding type II toxin-antitoxin system VapC family toxin: MKYIDTSAFVKYYASEETEKGATKVAEVIEQAKKGEIILISSIFLVGEAISVFDKWIRKKIIDEDEGKKIISEFIHDIIELTENDVLILETINHLTILSSLELIQKYHIPINDAIHFHTMLTYKSIVKEFICSDKQFIEAVKKEKINVYNTDAPMLLCSPIPCLKAWVLRLANSCWRVCGIKKWACCEQFIH, from the coding sequence ATGAAATATATAGATACTTCTGCTTTTGTAAAATACTATGCTTCTGAAGAAACTGAAAAAGGTGCGACAAAGGTAGCAGAAGTTATTGAACAAGCAAAGAAAGGGGAAATAATTCTTATATCCTCAATATTTCTTGTTGGTGAAGCGATTTCTGTTTTTGACAAGTGGATTCGAAAAAAGATTATTGATGAAGATGAAGGAAAAAAGATAATAAGTGAGTTTATCCATGATATTATTGAACTAACGGAGAATGATGTACTTATTTTAGAAACAATAAATCATCTCACTATATTATCATCTCTTGAATTAATTCAAAAATATCACATTCCGATAAATGATGCCATACATTTTCATACAATGTTAACATACAAATCGATTGTAAAAGAGTTTATCTGCTCTGATAAACAGTTTATTGAAGCAGTAAAAAAAGAAAAAATAAATGTATATAACACAGACGCGCCAATGTTATTATGCTCACCTATCCCATGCCTGAAGGCATGGGTTTTACGGCTCGCAAACTCTTGTTGGCGCGTCTGTGGAATTAAAAAGTGGGCGTGCTGTGAGCAATTCATCCACTGA
- a CDS encoding EamA family transporter: MTTAPFAIGLVLIATFIGAFGALFLKYGAEKMTRKSKLSFLNTRLLFGTFLYGFSSIFFLIALKNGELSVLYPITSLSYVWISLLSIKMLGEKMNFFKWLGITAILLGVSLIGFGS, from the coding sequence ATGACCACAGCTCCTTTCGCAATAGGTCTTGTCCTTATCGCAACATTTATCGGCGCGTTTGGCGCGCTGTTCCTGAAATACGGCGCAGAAAAAATGACGCGGAAAAGCAAGCTTTCATTTTTGAACACACGATTGCTTTTTGGTACTTTTTTATATGGATTTAGCAGTATCTTTTTCCTTATCGCTTTAAAGAACGGAGAACTTTCTGTTCTTTATCCTATCACTTCCTTATCTTATGTTTGGATTAGTTTATTGTCCATCAAAATGCTTGGAGAAAAAATGAACTTTTTCAAATGGCTTGGCATTACCGCGATTTTGCTTGGGGTAAGTTTAATTGGATTTGGAAGTTAG
- a CDS encoding UMP kinase, with protein sequence MIANTNNTIVLSLGGSLIYPKEIDVPYLKKFRALILSYIAKGKKFGIITGGGAICREYLHKANEVVPLQPFQNDMIGILTTRTNAQLVREIFAESAYKDVIIDYSKKIETDKPIIVGAGWVPGSSTDKDAVLLAHMYGAKTIINLTNVDYVYDKDPRKNPDAKAIKKISWKDFKAIVGGEWKAGMNLPFDPIAASLAEKEKLRVVVLNGNNLDNLEKYLAGKEFVGTVIE encoded by the coding sequence ATGATTGCAAATACAAATAATACCATTGTGCTTTCTCTTGGTGGGTCTCTCATTTATCCAAAAGAAATCGATGTTCCTTATTTGAAGAAGTTTCGCGCATTAATTCTTTCTTATATCGCGAAAGGAAAAAAATTTGGCATTATTACTGGCGGTGGCGCTATTTGTCGAGAATATCTTCATAAAGCAAATGAAGTTGTTCCTCTGCAGCCATTTCAGAATGATATGATTGGTATCTTAACAACTCGCACTAACGCGCAGCTTGTTCGCGAAATTTTTGCGGAGTCTGCATACAAAGATGTTATTATTGACTATAGCAAAAAAATAGAGACAGACAAGCCCATTATTGTTGGCGCGGGATGGGTTCCTGGTTCTAGTACTGATAAAGATGCTGTCCTTCTTGCGCACATGTATGGCGCAAAGACTATTATTAACTTAACTAATGTTGATTATGTCTATGACAAAGATCCACGAAAGAATCCTGACGCAAAAGCAATCAAAAAAATATCCTGGAAAGATTTCAAAGCAATTGTTGGTGGCGAATGGAAGGCAGGGATGAATCTTCCTTTTGATCCCATCGCAGCTAGCCTCGCGGAAAAAGAAAAACTTCGTGTTGTTGTTCTCAATGGAAATAATCTTGACAATTTAGAGAAGTATTTGGCTGGCAAAGAATTTGTTGGAACTGTTATTGAATAA
- a CDS encoding CPBP family intramembrane metalloprotease, with protein sequence MKPLKISLLLLAAFLPAVILFLIQYFFEATYITSSLYKIIFLLPIVYRVFFYKKSWKNAVTHDFSFTKFKKSITHALGWGLLFSAIYAGAFLLFKDFLPIEEIIAQLNTAAAITPANIIWIGLYIIFLNSLLEEFFWRGFFFDEVHTLCGWFVGYILTGIGFTLYHVVYFYQWFSYPALFALACIGLFCYSLFMCMIFQKYRDLFTCWIIHALVDVVQIGIALYLFGIL encoded by the coding sequence ATGAAACCACTCAAAATATCCCTTTTACTCCTCGCAGCATTTCTCCCCGCAGTTATTCTCTTCTTGATCCAGTATTTCTTTGAAGCGACATACATTACTTCTTCGCTCTATAAAATAATTTTTCTGCTTCCAATAGTGTACAGAGTTTTTTTCTATAAAAAGTCATGGAAAAATGCAGTAACACACGACTTCTCTTTTACAAAATTCAAGAAATCAATCACCCACGCGCTTGGCTGGGGACTTTTATTCTCCGCAATCTATGCTGGAGCATTCTTGCTTTTCAAGGATTTTCTTCCTATTGAAGAAATTATCGCGCAACTCAACACGGCTGCGGCGATTACCCCGGCAAACATCATTTGGATTGGCTTGTATATTATTTTCCTAAATTCACTGCTCGAAGAATTCTTCTGGAGAGGATTCTTTTTTGATGAAGTGCATACATTATGCGGATGGTTTGTAGGATATATTTTGACAGGAATTGGGTTTACCCTCTACCATGTTGTTTATTTTTATCAATGGTTTTCTTATCCAGCGCTTTTTGCGCTTGCGTGCATTGGACTATTTTGTTATTCTTTATTTATGTGCATGATTTTCCAGAAATATCGTGATCTTTTTACTTGTTGGATAATCCATGCGTTGGTTGATGTCGTGCAGATTGGAATTGCGTTATACCTTTTTGGAATTCTTTAA